actgtcacccaggctggagtggtggtgggatctcagctcactgcaacctccacctcctgggttcaagagattctcttgcctcagcctcccgggattacaggtgcaagcctggttaacttttttttttttccccctattttcagtagagatggggtttcatcatgttgaccgggctggtcttgaagtcctgaagattacaggtgtgagtcactgtgcctggccatgtggACCTTGGAGACACAGACTCTAAAATCCTATTTTTACATGTGTGATGAAGAAAAATATCCCTCAAACCTgtcaatttaaatataaatcagatGTAGTCACACATAAGAAACGTGCTAAGATAAATAACTTTGCATATTtgtaattttcagaaattttaatttccaattttgcTAAGTTCAACAATACATACGACATAAAGCAAACAGGGCACAATGTTAACACCAGGTGAGGGTTATATGGTGTTtactactgttttatttttgctgtagatttgcaatttttcaaaataaaaaattaaaaaatgtttataagacAAAGTGTATGTCACTGAGTATTACTAGTTTTAGAGTTAAAAAGTGCCCTGTCTTATAGGTAAAAACTTTTCTGCTAAGAGAAGCATGGGAGAAATATTTGACACgcattaaaggaaaaaagtggTTTAGAAGCCAATAAAGAGAGAACACACTGCAGGTACCGCCCTCATCAATATTATCTCTTGAGTTTTCAAAACATGTTCCTCTTGCTCCAACAGACTCCCATGCTAATCATGCAAAAACCCAGCAATCCACCAACTTCACGTTtacaaatgataataaaagtttaaaaacatccCTCTCAAtaagatgaaaatgttttctgactTTCAGGAATACAACAGGTTTTCTCAGTTGAATGCCTTAAAACTAATACTCTGAATTTCTCACGTACTATTTAATTTGGCTATGGTTTAAAAATACAGCACATGATTTTAATTCTTGTTTAAAGTCTAATGCTAAATGACAAAGCCTCACAGTTCCTGGTAGCTTGTTTGCTGAACAGTATCAACACGGCAAAATTGTAAGAACTTCTTTTTAAGATTTGAATGTACTTTGAGATGTGAGACGGCATTACAGCAACCCCAAATTGTCTgtcttatggtgaaaatggagaGAGTAAAAATTGTATGCTGTGAACGataccaaaaactaaaaaaaaatctgtcccaAACCTAAAGTTCCCTTCCCAGGCCTTCCAATAGGCCATGTGGAATGACCGCTCACTTCTTTCCTCCTCATGGAAGGTTGAGAAAGGAGGAAACTTACAACCCAGCGGCAGGTAATGGGAAGACCCAAGGATAGGGCCAAGTCCTTTCAAATGAAGATACAGGTGACACTGGGATAAAACAATCCTGGGAGGTTGGACACAAGTAGACTCAAATGCGTGACAGCCTTAATTTTGGGGATGGTGTCAATGCTGGTTTTTACACTCATCATGGGCATCAGAAATGGTTTAAATAcattccttttctcctccctcccactccccagcccctCAAACCTATATCATCCTTACTGTCTTAGTTTTCTGTACTAATTACTGGCAGTCAGATTGTAGAGACAATAATTTAGGGTCCAGTGAAAGTAAATTTTTACACAGCTTGATAGCAGTCTGGGGAGACTGAGGAATGGAAGATAGAGGCAAATCTCTAGAAAAATGGAGTGTTTCTTTTTGTAgaagctataatttttttttttaaaaaagatgtctTAACTTTGCTAATAACCTAAGATGATTTGTAGAAATTAACTAAAGtagaaattgtcatttttttgtttttgaaaatgtatgcattttgcaagcaaaaataacacaaaaacaatgttaaatcAAGCCCATTTTAAGCTCCCTGAGATGACATACAAAGACAAACTACACAGTACAGTATTagagcagaaaataaattatttacaaaaatcacTTAGAGTAAAATCAAATTTCCATTTCAACAAATATAATATCAGATTAACTGTATCCTTGATTATTTGTTGCTGTAAGTTTATTCATACCAGAAAAATGGTCacatttaaaattctcaaaatagTTTTGGCACAAGTCACATCTTCTCATTTTGCTAAGTCCCTGAGCACTTTGAACAGGCTGACTTTATGCATCGGCCTCTTCCCCATCCACCCTGGTCCCCTCTTTCCAGAATGCCTTGCTACCTGCTCTGGCCTCAAGGCTACCTTTACCCCTCTCATCATTAACTCTAGAAGAACATTTAATATTATCACCTTTCTAGCTAATGATGCTCTGCAAAAACCATGCAGCTTCTCTGACAAGAAGATCTAGAATCCCCGCCCCAAAGAGGAGCTCATACCATCTTCCTCATGCTCACTGACAAGGAAGGGGAAACAGATAAGGGTATGTTTTGTGTATCCTTCTTATTATTCATAAAGTTGCCTGTAATGGTCAGTGTTTTAATGTCTCCAAAGCTTTATGCCTCAAATGCTCATCCAAACACTGGATGGCAAAGAGGTCAACATCCACGTCAAACTTATTGGCAAACAAGTGGTGTTTGCGCAGCATCCAGTTCAAGTCACCAGCTCCAAAAATGCACACCGAGCGCACGTGCACTCCATCGCAGGGAGGGTAGGGGGCACCCTTGGAAACATCACCCTCAAAGTATTGCCACTTGACAAACCTGGCAACTGCTTGCATGTCAGACAAATCGTACTTATGGCTGGCAGAAAGTGAGCCCGGGACTTCAGGAATCCTCTGGATGGTGGCCCAGAGATACTCATCAGGGCTGTATGTGTCTTGCGCCCACTCCATAAACTTTTGGATGTTTTCATTCTGTAGTACATACCCCACATACTCCCTACTGACCACAAAGTAGGCACTGCCAGAAAAAAGAGGTGTTTCGAGCGGAGGAAGCATTTTGACAGTCCCTGTGTTTGTCAGCTTTCCATTAACAACCTCATACCGCTTTTTCCACCTTTCTTCTTTATGGGATGGCATCCTCTCCGTTTCCAGGCTGTTTTCTCCCATTAACAACTTGAGCTTCCTGACAATTTCTAGGTTGGTTTTAATAGGAAAATCCATACCACAAAGATTTATCAAGTACTTCCAGTTTGCACTCATTGCATAGAGGTCCTTCATGCAGTTGAGGTCAGCCTGAACCCGACTCCATGATGCATAAACCACACTCTCCAATCGGCTGGCCACAAAGACATTACTGAAACAGGAAGCGATGCCCATCACTGCAGCTAAATAGGAATCCTCGGATTTTGTGTCCACATGAATGCAATAGAAATTCTGGGGCATATAGATGGCCCTCAGCAGCCTGTCAAGCATTTCAATCTTGTGATGAACCACTATAGAATATGCTATTGGAAACTCTGCCTCTTCTTTACTAAGGGGTTCTACAATATATTTGCGTCTCTTGATGAAAGAAGTACAGTCACTGGTCATGTTTATATAGTCGTCAGGTGTCCACCGAGGGCGCTTTTTAAATTTCACCGTTAGGATCTCAAGCTTTACCTTTTGGATTTCATTTACATCACCTTGTAAAACTTTGGTGCAATTAATATCACTACTAGGATTCTCCCCAGCAAGCTCCAAGTGTCTGACACTTACAAATTCGGGCTTTTGATGAATCCTTAAAACGGAGAAGGTGATTAGGGAAAAAACAAGAACCACAAAGTAGTATTTAGTGGGATAAGAAAAAAGTCTCCTTCGCAGCAAGTTCCTCAGCATTTCAAACAATAATCAGGGATTTTCGTTGTGAAGGGCAGTCTTCTATGCTTCAAGCACCAGTGATTTTTTCCTCCGTTGTGACCTTGAAGGTTGTCAGTTTGCATTTATCAGAGCTGCAACGGCATCTTGAAATGAAGAACAGcactgaaataaaagaagcaattacaactatatatatatatatatatatgtatgtatgtctgtagaaagagagacagagagtttcACAATAAATCTTCTCAGGCTCAAAAACTGTCCTCTTTGCTATGAGGTCAGGTTTAAAACGAAAACAAAGTGGCTGAACCAGAGGAAAAGTGGTAGTAGTACAGGAAGCTCACAGTCTCTAGTATTTATACCacagattgaaaaagaaaacaaaagaaaaacaaactccaAATCCCAGCACCTGGATGCACTACAATATCTAACAACAAGTATTTTACCTCTCTGGTATGTTGAGGTGCAAAACCATAGTTGGAGACCTAGGCAATAATGATTGAACAGTCTATAGTTAGTCAGTTTCTGACACTGCGCCAGAATTAGCACCCCTTGTCTTGAAATTGTTAGTAATTTAAGTTCCTCCTGACATCTTTTAATGTCCATTAGCTGGTGTCAGCAGCCCTAAAAGAGATCAGATCCATTCTGCTTTTTGCTGATTTAGGATTTGGGGCATACTTAGGAAGAAATTTGGAAATGGttgtgacatttttttttttttttgagacggagtcttgccctgttgcccaggctgcagtgcagtggtgatctcggctcactgcaagctccgcctcccggacttacgccattctcctgcctcagcctcccgagtagctgggactacaggcacccaccacaacgcccgactaactttttttttttttttttgtatttttagtagagacgggttttcaccgtgttagccaggatggtcccgatctcctgacctcgtgatccgcccaccttggcctcccaaagtgctgggattacaggcgtgagccactgtgcctggccggaaaTGGTTGTGACGTCTAAGAATCTTCGGAGGAAGGGCAAGTCAACGGAATTTTCAAACTGGATTGAAAAGGCTCAGATGAAACCAGGCCCAATTTTGGACTGTGTTGGGTTGGTCTCACAATGAGTTTAGTTCCATGCCAGACACTACAAGAACAAAATATTCATAATCCAAAAGAGAGATACAGCTTGCGCTTTCTGCAGTAGTTAAAACGGACTGTAATAAACTAAGTCTTGCAGAAAACAATAGTGTATACAAATTGTAATTTATGACAGACCTTCATCTATATTCAAATTTTAGGAACACAACCCACTTTTACTATGTAAAATGCTTACAAACATTCAATAGCTTTGTTtccaaaaatcaattttataacTTGGCAACTGGTTCTACAGCTGATAAGCGCTGCTgttctaaaaaaagaaagccaaatactacCAATTTGACCATTATAAATCTGTTCATAACAAGATTTCTAGAGATTTGACACTAGTTTTTAATGCCAGAAACTTAACTATTTCACTAGGAAATGAGCTGTGAAtagtaataatacaaataaaaatgaataaatgaccatcattaatataaaataatgttaagaaaAGCATTTAGACTTTTTACCATTTAAAAGTAAGGACAGTCTGAATCACTTAGTGCTGATTCCAGGTGACATCCTGTCCCATTCTGAGCACTTCGCCTGCTGTCAGGTGCGTTAAGTGTCCGGGCATCCAGCGATAATGATGTGTTCCATGAGGCTTTAAAGAAAtctgtgaaattaaaaaacaatgtgtGAAGGGATACATATGAACATATAGTATTCACACACTCAGAAAATATGTTGGTGAACTAATCCtacatgtttacttttttttcctcaaaattataGGTGGTTaactttcctcttttaaaatttccttctctctagtcttacttatttttctaattctatgttTGTGGATTGCTAAAGATTTGAAAACATCCTGAAATTTAGGTTAAGTTCTTTGAAAGAAAACTCTAGCAGCATTTCCCTTAATGCATACCAAGGAACAGTTTAGTGGTGCAGTATGATTAGAAAATCCAACATATCCTTTCCCCCACTGTGAAGATTCCCAGTGCTCACTGGCAAATTAATGACAATCCTGCAGCTGAATTTGTTGCTCATCTCATTTTCTGCTAACAATCTTGATCACCATCCCACTCCACACCTCTATTAGAAAGCTACCATGGGGAGCTTCTGTAACAATACATAAGAATTTCAACCACTAAAATGTCAAAACACTACACAATGTATGCCTTTAAGTAATTCCTGCCCCTTACAGGTTCAAGGCATGTAAGGAAATCTCTATGGAATCATTAGCAGACCACGAACTAACTGAGAGAGACTTGAGTGGGTCTCACATAACAAAGAATATAAACTTCAGACAACTGGTCGaggaaagtcactaaacaaacaaataacaaaaaaaacaaaccctggtCAGGGTAGGCAGGGGTAGAGCTCTGATCTCCATGGTGGACACACTATAAATTATCctgtttcaacaaaaaaaaaaattacaaggcatgcaaagaaacacaaaagtcTGGTCCACTTACAGGGGGTGGAACAAACAAAGCAGTCAATAAAAATGTCCCCCAAGGAAGCCCAGGCATTGGATTTAATAAATAACTTGAAATCAGCTCTTATAAGTATGTTCATAGAACTAAATAACTGAAAGAAAGCATGAGAATGGTATCTAACCAAATGGAGAAATTcaatagaatgtacaacacaaagagtgaacccttaataataataatgtatataacaAGTTTGGGGAGGTagaaaaatagttgaaaaaataatgtatcaataattaataataatgcataaATACTGGCTTAATTGTAaaaaatgtaccacactaatttaaaatattaataacagaaGAAACAGTGAGGGGGCAaatggaaactctctgtactttctgtgtaatttttctgtaaacataaaactgctctaaaaatagtctattaatagtgaaacaaaaattaatttgcacATCCAAGAAGTTCAATGAGCTGCTAAGGGGATAAACTCAGATACCCTCACCTAGACACTTCAAAATCAAACTGTTGAAAGgacaaaagattttgaaaatggTAAAGAAAAGTGATTATACAACAAATCCCGAAAATGATTAacaacttcaaataaaaaacaatggagACCAGACGACAGTGAGTGACATATTCAACGTGCAGAAAGAAAGACtgttggctaggcgtggtggctcatgcctgtgatcccagcactttgggaggctgaggcgggtggatcacttgaggtcaggagtttgagaccagcctggccaacatggtgaaaccctgtctcttactaaaaatacaaaaattagtcaggcatagtggtgcacgcctgtaatcccagctactcgagaggcagagacaggagaatcgcttgaacctgggtggtggaagttgcagtgagccaggatcacgctactgcacttcagcctgggcaacagagcaaaactccatctctaaaaaaaaggaCTGCTAACCAAAAATTCCATAATGAGCAAAATCATTCAAAACAATGAGAAATTAGGATACCcccagataaataaaacaaatataatttatcacTACCAGCCTTACCCTTCAAGAAATACTAAATGAAGATATTCAGGTAGAAATGAAAAGATTCTAGACAGCAACTCAAATccacatgaaaaaatagaaagcagtagtaaaagtatatatatacacacctttatatatatataaagtaaatatatataaagtatgtatttatatataggcAAATTTATAGTATGAATGTAATGTTCTTCGTAATTCTCTTCTCATCTGATTTACAGCTACATTAATTTATGATGACAAAACTGTGTTGACAGGCTTATAAtgtgtacattttatatatatatatatatattttttttttgagatggattttgctcttgttgcccatgctggagtgcagtggtgcaatcttggctcaatgcaaccttcagctcccaggttcaagcaattctgcttcagcctcctgagtggctgagatttcaggcacccgccatcacagccggctaatttttgtatttttagtagagacggggtttcatcatgttggccaggctggtctggaactcctgacctcaggtgatctgcctgccttggcctcctaaagtgctgggattacaggggtgagccactgtgcccggccctgatgtattttttttatctCACTGAATGGACAAATTGGAACCATCATaaattgctggtagaaatgtaaatgctTGGTGAAGCTGCTTTAGAATGTTTGGTCGAtccacagaaaattaaaactagagttaccatatgacctagctgTTCCActattaggtatatacccaagagaaatgaaaacatattttcatgcaaaaacttgtatacaaatgttcataatgGCATTATTACTAACTAAAATAGTGGAAGCAAGCCAAATCACCGTGAACTGAAGAACTgataaaaatgtggcatatccataaaatgggataTTATATGGGTATAATAAGAAATGAAGGTCTCACACATGTTCCATACAATGTAGATGAAGAACCTAGAAAACATTAGGCTAAGTAACACTCATTTACtatataattctgtttatattaagtgtccagaaaaagcaaatccatatagacagaaagtagatgagtgtctgccaggggctggggacatGGGGGAATGGCAATGACTGCTGGTAGG
Above is a window of Papio anubis isolate 15944 chromosome 13, Panubis1.0, whole genome shotgun sequence DNA encoding:
- the GCNT1 gene encoding beta-1,3-galactosyl-O-glycosyl-glycoprotein beta-1,6-N-acetylglucosaminyltransferase, which encodes MLRNLLRRRLFSYPTKYYFVVLVFSLITFSVLRIHQKPEFVSVRHLELAGENPSSDINCTKVLQGDVNEIQKVKLEILTVKFKKRPRWTPDDYINMTSDCTSFIKRRKYIVEPLSKEEAEFPIAYSIVVHHKIEMLDRLLRAIYMPQNFYCIHVDTKSEDSYLAAVMGIASCFSNVFVASRLESVVYASWSRVQADLNCMKDLYAMSANWKYLINLCGMDFPIKTNLEIVRKLKLLMGENSLETERMPSHKEERWKKRYEVVNGKLTNTGTVKMLPPLETPLFSGSAYFVVSREYVGYVLQNENIQKFMEWAQDTYSPDEYLWATIQRIPEVPGSLSASHKYDLSDMQAVARFVKWQYFEGDVSKGAPYPPCDGVHVRSVCIFGAGDLNWMLRKHHLFANKFDVDVDLFAIQCLDEHLRHKALETLKH